One window from the genome of Salisaeta longa DSM 21114 encodes:
- the porW gene encoding type IX secretion system periplasmic lipoprotein PorW/SprE: MSSRTLYIAGLLGIVLVVGLAGCTTVRRQWSNFTAYYNTLHNAQNIFEREVENLTERSAPVDTDRYLTVFFTPTAAQATAFDPVIQKSADVLRDHPRSKWVDDALMLIGRSYFYQQNYVGAGRKFREVIQLGSPKQHKARFWLVRTLIAAEQYEEAATVIPTVLADMPAGNRWTAQVHLAQGRLLVQQRAWDRAAQALATGLRMGELPDEIAARGAFLLGQVNETRGEYAAAMAAYSRAVEENPTYELRFAARLSAARVMGSRAQRPREALRRVEELMEDDKNFEKRDDIRLVKGKVLQAAGQRDAARATYKALLHGPEAAGRGVAGRVHYALGTLYRDAYTNFVQAAAHFDTAATQLQTPATGRAERLFTSVAITDSRTLADRLGPVAQAAQHATRLDSLLRLGRMPRAAFRAYVDSLRRVRLAARDARAEAEANRASTSAFNRATYVEDRRPRGTNSVATAASSAGFLYHESPVRVQEGMQSFRQRWGDRPLVPNWRRAEAITTGDATAITAGAATDSAGAVDSSAAPRGPVQGAPGSSGASTGGRVVDVSAVPRTAEARAAMRKDRALARYALANALFLSANRPDSAAHWYREVLADPAAQAVAPRARYALAEALRAAGDTTEARALYRQVIANHPDTPLADQARQRLGQPPRATSDDAAQAAARYREGLKAWRSGRPRDALETLLAAARAYPQTPTAPRAWLAATTVYLRTARDTSRSARLDSVVQVYLPLDTTARVRRARPDSAVMDVSAMPDTSRGGAVDTLATRAPADTTVRAQPARRPALADTTTADTTAARAAVAADSSAAAPEDSPSAVATRMLQHLLAHYPATAQAKRAQTWLDVLRSPPAPAADTTAPPATRAAPSRSARAPSAAPADSTRGRMPARRADPRRGAIRAPADTTRPPQP; this comes from the coding sequence GTGTCGAGTAGAACGCTGTACATTGCCGGTCTGCTGGGTATCGTGCTGGTCGTTGGGCTGGCGGGATGCACGACGGTGCGCCGCCAGTGGTCGAACTTTACGGCGTACTACAACACCCTGCACAACGCGCAGAACATTTTTGAGCGCGAGGTGGAGAACCTGACGGAGCGGTCTGCGCCGGTGGATACCGACCGCTACCTGACGGTCTTTTTCACGCCCACCGCTGCGCAGGCCACGGCGTTTGATCCGGTCATTCAGAAGAGCGCCGATGTGCTGCGCGACCATCCCCGCTCAAAGTGGGTCGACGATGCGCTCATGCTCATCGGGCGCTCCTACTTTTACCAGCAAAACTATGTGGGCGCCGGGCGGAAATTCCGGGAAGTCATACAGCTTGGGAGTCCAAAGCAGCACAAGGCGCGGTTTTGGCTGGTGCGCACGCTCATCGCCGCCGAGCAGTACGAGGAGGCCGCGACGGTCATTCCCACCGTATTGGCGGACATGCCCGCCGGCAACCGGTGGACGGCCCAGGTGCATCTGGCGCAGGGCCGATTGTTGGTGCAGCAGCGGGCCTGGGACCGCGCCGCACAGGCGCTTGCTACGGGGCTACGCATGGGCGAGCTGCCCGACGAGATTGCTGCACGTGGCGCGTTCTTGCTCGGGCAGGTGAACGAGACGCGGGGCGAGTATGCCGCCGCGATGGCCGCGTACAGCCGGGCGGTGGAGGAGAATCCGACGTACGAGCTACGCTTTGCGGCGCGTCTTAGCGCGGCCCGCGTGATGGGCAGCCGGGCCCAACGGCCCCGCGAAGCCTTGCGCCGCGTCGAGGAGCTGATGGAAGACGACAAGAACTTTGAGAAGCGCGACGACATTCGCCTGGTTAAGGGAAAAGTCTTGCAGGCCGCGGGCCAGCGCGACGCGGCGCGCGCCACGTACAAGGCGCTGCTGCACGGCCCGGAGGCGGCCGGGCGCGGCGTTGCGGGGCGCGTGCATTACGCACTCGGGACGCTCTACCGCGATGCCTACACCAACTTCGTACAGGCCGCGGCCCACTTCGATACGGCCGCCACGCAACTGCAAACGCCTGCCACAGGCCGGGCCGAGCGCTTGTTTACGTCGGTTGCCATCACCGACAGCCGCACGCTTGCCGATCGGCTAGGACCGGTGGCGCAGGCCGCACAGCACGCAACCCGCCTCGATTCGCTGCTGCGCCTCGGCCGGATGCCGCGGGCGGCGTTTCGGGCGTATGTTGACAGCCTCCGGCGGGTGCGGCTGGCGGCGCGCGATGCCCGGGCCGAGGCCGAAGCCAACCGGGCGTCTACGTCGGCCTTCAACCGGGCCACATACGTTGAGGACCGGCGGCCCCGCGGAACGAACAGCGTGGCCACGGCCGCAAGCAGCGCCGGCTTTCTATACCACGAGAGTCCAGTACGCGTGCAGGAAGGCATGCAGAGCTTTCGGCAGCGATGGGGCGACCGGCCGCTGGTGCCCAACTGGCGGCGGGCCGAAGCCATTACAACCGGTGATGCAACCGCCATTACCGCAGGGGCTGCCACCGATAGCGCTGGTGCTGTGGACAGCAGTGCTGCGCCGCGCGGTCCTGTGCAAGGGGCACCTGGTTCGTCTGGGGCATCGACGGGGGGGCGCGTCGTCGACGTATCGGCCGTGCCACGCACCGCGGAAGCGCGGGCGGCGATGCGTAAAGACCGCGCGCTGGCGCGCTACGCCTTAGCGAATGCCCTCTTCCTGTCGGCCAACCGCCCCGACTCGGCGGCCCACTGGTACCGCGAGGTGCTGGCCGATCCTGCCGCGCAAGCTGTGGCGCCGCGGGCCCGTTACGCCCTGGCCGAGGCGCTACGCGCCGCGGGCGACACCACCGAAGCCCGCGCGCTGTACCGGCAGGTCATTGCGAACCACCCCGACACGCCGCTGGCCGATCAGGCCCGGCAGCGCCTGGGGCAGCCGCCCCGCGCCACCTCCGACGATGCCGCCCAGGCTGCGGCGCGCTACCGCGAGGGACTAAAAGCGTGGCGCAGCGGCCGTCCGCGCGACGCCCTCGAAACGTTGCTGGCCGCGGCGCGCGCCTATCCCCAAACGCCAACCGCGCCCCGGGCCTGGCTGGCCGCCACCACTGTCTACCTGCGCACGGCACGCGATACGAGCCGGAGCGCCCGCCTCGACTCCGTCGTGCAGGTCTACCTGCCGCTGGACACCACCGCGAGGGTCCGGCGGGCACGCCCCGACAGCGCTGTGATGGACGTGAGCGCCATGCCGGATACGTCTCGTGGCGGGGCGGTCGATACCTTGGCAACGCGTGCTCCCGCGGATACGACCGTGCGTGCCCAACCCGCCCGCAGGCCCGCGCTTGCCGATACGACAACGGCCGACACCACAGCAGCCCGCGCTGCCGTGGCAGCAGATAGCAGCGCCGCCGCGCCCGAAGATTCGCCATCAGCCGTCGCCACGCGCATGCTCCAACACCTGCTCGCGCATTATCCAGCAACGGCCCAGGCGAAGCGCGCGCAGACGTGGCTCGACGTGCTACGATCGCCGCCCGCCCCAGCGGCAGACACCACCGCCCCGCCCGCTACACGCGCTGCGCCGTCGCGGTCTGCGCGCGCCCCATCGGCCGCACCCGCCGATTCGACGCGTGGCCGCATGCCGGCCCGCCGCGCTGATCCCCGCCGCGGAGCAATCCGTGCACCGGCCGACACCACGCGCCCGCCGCAACCGTAG
- the ftsH gene encoding ATP-dependent zinc metalloprotease FtsH — protein MAQDKRTPPETGDTGSSSSKHPQFLIWIYVVVVLALVVHLVINWSSTSPQSIAYSTFLEYVEEGYVESVTLVNDARIEGRYTATAVAKGRVQVAPPSDGLLGDMTADNRRRFVSTKPDDHQLTQFLRTYNASAEQTKGPTVEFAARTEGNWLGTTLLWLLFFGALIALWVLFMRRMNPGQQVLNIGKNKAKLFDASEDHNVTFDDVAGLEEAKEEVVEVVDFLKNPEKFTRLGGKLPKGVLLVGPPGTGKTLMAKAVAGEAGVPFFSISGSDFVEMFVGVGASRVRDLFKNAKEKAPCIIFIDEMDAIGRSRGRNSMVGGNDERENTLNQLLVEMDGFDSDAGVIIMAATNRPDVLDSALLRPGRFDRQILVDKPDRIDREKIFRVHMAHLLLGADVDAAVLASQTPGFAGAEIANICNEAALLAARKEKDEVDMADFEQAIDRVIAGLEKKNKLISPEERTVIAYHEAGHAIVGWFLEHTDPVVKVSIVPRGLSALGYAQYLPEERYLYSTQALKDRMTMAIGGRVAEEVVFGSITTGAQNDLERITKMAYAMVVDYGMSERIGQVSFNLSGREEGEPVFDKPYSEATAEAIDEEVKRIIGDVREAAREMLTTRRDLLNTLAEALLEKEVLGPSELVAILGERPHGSYINTTGDGAVTGNEPQPTAHEEAASPEQSSTESTDSPAPTETPDEAAS, from the coding sequence ATGGCGCAAGACAAGCGCACGCCGCCCGAGACGGGCGACACCGGTTCGTCGAGCAGCAAGCATCCGCAGTTTCTCATCTGGATTTATGTGGTCGTGGTGCTCGCGCTGGTGGTGCACCTGGTCATCAACTGGAGCAGCACCTCGCCGCAAAGCATCGCGTACAGCACCTTCCTCGAATACGTCGAAGAGGGCTACGTCGAATCGGTGACGCTGGTGAACGACGCGCGCATCGAGGGCCGCTATACCGCGACGGCAGTGGCCAAGGGCCGCGTGCAGGTGGCACCGCCAAGCGACGGACTGCTTGGCGACATGACCGCCGACAACCGCCGCCGCTTCGTAAGCACAAAGCCAGACGACCACCAGCTCACGCAGTTTCTGCGGACGTACAACGCGTCGGCCGAGCAAACCAAGGGGCCCACGGTGGAGTTTGCCGCGCGCACCGAGGGCAACTGGCTGGGCACCACGCTCCTGTGGCTGCTCTTTTTTGGGGCGCTCATTGCCCTGTGGGTGCTGTTTATGCGCCGGATGAATCCGGGCCAGCAGGTGCTTAACATCGGAAAGAACAAAGCGAAGCTCTTCGACGCGTCCGAAGACCACAACGTGACCTTCGACGATGTGGCCGGGCTTGAGGAGGCCAAGGAGGAAGTCGTTGAAGTGGTCGATTTCCTGAAGAACCCGGAGAAGTTTACACGGCTGGGCGGCAAGTTGCCCAAGGGCGTGCTCCTCGTGGGCCCGCCGGGTACCGGCAAGACGCTGATGGCCAAGGCTGTAGCCGGCGAGGCCGGGGTGCCATTTTTCTCCATCTCCGGCTCAGACTTCGTCGAGATGTTTGTGGGGGTGGGCGCCTCGCGCGTGCGCGACCTCTTCAAAAATGCCAAAGAGAAAGCGCCGTGCATCATCTTCATTGACGAGATGGACGCCATCGGGCGGTCGCGCGGCCGCAACTCGATGGTGGGCGGCAACGATGAGCGGGAGAATACGCTCAACCAGCTGCTGGTGGAAATGGACGGATTCGACTCGGACGCCGGCGTCATCATCATGGCCGCCACCAACCGGCCGGACGTGCTCGACAGCGCCCTGCTGCGCCCGGGCCGCTTCGATCGGCAAATCCTGGTCGACAAGCCCGACCGCATCGACCGCGAGAAGATCTTTCGCGTGCACATGGCGCATCTGCTGCTGGGCGCGGACGTCGACGCAGCGGTTTTGGCCAGTCAAACGCCGGGCTTTGCCGGAGCCGAAATTGCCAACATCTGCAACGAGGCGGCCCTGCTCGCGGCCCGCAAAGAAAAGGACGAAGTTGACATGGCCGACTTCGAGCAGGCCATCGACCGGGTCATTGCGGGGCTGGAGAAGAAGAACAAACTCATCTCTCCCGAAGAGCGCACGGTCATCGCGTACCACGAAGCCGGCCACGCCATCGTGGGGTGGTTCCTGGAGCACACCGACCCCGTCGTGAAAGTCTCCATCGTGCCGCGCGGGCTCTCGGCCCTCGGGTATGCCCAGTACCTGCCCGAGGAGCGCTATCTCTACTCCACGCAGGCGCTCAAAGACCGCATGACCATGGCCATTGGCGGGCGTGTGGCCGAGGAGGTCGTGTTTGGAAGCATCACCACCGGCGCGCAGAACGACCTGGAGCGCATCACGAAAATGGCGTACGCCATGGTGGTCGACTACGGCATGAGCGAGCGCATCGGGCAGGTCAGCTTTAACCTGTCGGGCCGCGAGGAGGGCGAGCCGGTGTTCGACAAGCCCTACTCCGAGGCCACGGCCGAGGCCATCGACGAAGAAGTGAAGCGCATCATCGGCGACGTACGAGAAGCCGCGCGCGAGATGCTCACCACGCGCCGCGACCTGCTGAATACGCTGGCCGAGGCGCTGCTGGAAAAGGAAGTGCTGGGGCCGTCAGAGCTCGTGGCGATTTTGGGAGAGCGGCCGCACGGGTCGTACATCAACACAACCGGCGACGGCGCCGTGACGGGTAATGAGCCGCAGCCCACCGCGCATGAAGAGGCCGCGAGCCCCGAGCAAAGTTCTACCGAAAGCACCGACAGCCCGGCGCCCACAGAAACCCCGGACGAAGCCGCCTCGTAG
- the rpsL gene encoding 30S ribosomal protein S12 — protein sequence MPTIQQLIRNGRKTNEKKSDAPALNGSPQRRGVCTRVYTTTPKKPNSALRKVARVRLTNGNEVTAYIPGEGHNLQEHSIVLVRGGRVKDLPGVKYHIVRGALDAAGVDERRQGRSKYGTKKPRS from the coding sequence GTGCCTACGATACAGCAGTTGATCCGTAACGGGCGCAAGACCAACGAGAAGAAAAGCGATGCCCCCGCGCTAAACGGGAGTCCGCAGCGCCGTGGCGTATGCACCCGTGTGTACACGACGACGCCGAAGAAGCCGAACTCCGCCCTCCGCAAGGTGGCGCGTGTGCGGCTGACCAACGGCAACGAGGTGACCGCCTACATTCCTGGAGAAGGCCACAACCTGCAAGAGCACTCCATTGTGCTCGTGCGCGGCGGCCGCGTGAAGGACCTGCCGGGTGTGAAGTATCACATCGTGCGTGGCGCACTCGATGCCGCTGGCGTAGACGAACGACGCCAGGGCCGTTCGAAGTACGGCACCAAAAAGCCGCGCAGTTAA
- the rpsG gene encoding 30S ribosomal protein S7, with protein sequence MARDKAAKRRTTQADPIYRDDMVSRFVNAVMRDGKKSLAQRIVYDAFDVIEDRTGEPGLDVFKKAVNNVSPNVEVRSRRVGGATYQVPIEVRPERRITLAFRWIIQYARARKEKSMVNRIAGELLEAARGEGSAVKKKDDTHRMAESNKAFAHFRY encoded by the coding sequence ATGGCACGGGATAAGGCAGCCAAGCGGCGCACCACACAGGCCGATCCAATTTATCGCGACGACATGGTGTCGCGCTTCGTCAATGCCGTCATGCGTGACGGCAAAAAGAGCCTGGCGCAGCGCATTGTGTACGACGCCTTCGACGTGATTGAAGACCGAACCGGCGAGCCGGGCCTCGATGTATTCAAGAAAGCCGTGAACAACGTTTCTCCGAACGTTGAGGTGCGCAGCCGGCGCGTAGGCGGCGCCACCTACCAGGTTCCGATTGAAGTGCGCCCCGAGCGGCGCATCACACTGGCCTTCCGCTGGATCATTCAGTACGCCCGCGCTCGCAAAGAGAAAAGCATGGTCAACCGCATTGCGGGCGAACTGCTCGAAGCAGCGCGCGGCGAAGGATCGGCCGTGAAGAAGAAAGACGACACCCACCGCATGGCGGAGTCCAACAAGGCCTTCGCCCACTTCCGCTATTAA
- the fusA gene encoding elongation factor G — translation MATTKNESFPLHRTRNIGIMAHIDAGKTTLTERVLFYTGRLHRMGETHEGAATMDWMDQEKERGITITSAATTCYWDDHRINIIDTPGHVDFTIEVERSLRVLDGAVALFCAVGGVEPQSETVWRQADKYGVPRIAFVNKMDRTGADFENVLQMMEDRLKANPIPVQYPIGAGDMFRGVIDLIENKAIIWDDESQGMEWEVMDIPEDLKGTARHWRINMLESVAEYDDELLMKYLEGEEIAPEELRAVIREATLARDITPVFAGTALKNKGVQRLLDGVINYLPSPDDVPPVTGHHPRDEEEEIVRRPQEDEPFSGVAFKIATDPYVGKITFVRVYSGTLEAGSKVYNASSDEMERVGRLMFMHSNDREDIDMVRAGDIAAVVGPKNLKTGDTVCDPDHPVVLESMDFPEPVIRIAIEPKTKADRDKLTGGLVKLAEEDPTFNVSTDEETGQTIIAGMGELHLEIIVDRLKREFKVEANIGRPQVAYREAITTAYDEHYVLKKQTGGRGQFAEIYMEVSPNDEGTGLEFEDEIVGGSIPKEFIPSVRKGIESSMDQGPLAGYPIEGVKVRLYDGDYHDVDSDQNAFEIAGRMGFREAARRAKPVLMEPIMAVEVITPDEYMGDVIGDLNSRRGRIGQMGQRNDAQVINAMVPLSEMFGYSTDLRSITQGRAIYTMQFETYEAVPESLAKEIIDDETVGAAA, via the coding sequence ATGGCTACCACGAAGAACGAAAGCTTTCCGCTCCATCGCACCCGCAATATTGGGATTATGGCCCATATTGACGCGGGGAAAACCACGCTGACTGAGCGCGTCCTGTTCTACACCGGGCGCCTCCACCGCATGGGCGAAACCCATGAAGGTGCAGCCACCATGGACTGGATGGACCAGGAGAAAGAGCGCGGCATCACCATCACCAGTGCGGCGACGACCTGTTACTGGGACGATCACCGCATCAACATTATCGATACGCCCGGGCACGTCGACTTCACCATTGAGGTGGAGCGCTCGCTGCGCGTGCTGGATGGCGCCGTGGCGCTCTTCTGTGCCGTTGGCGGTGTCGAGCCGCAGTCGGAGACGGTGTGGCGCCAGGCCGACAAGTATGGCGTGCCGCGCATCGCGTTTGTAAACAAGATGGACCGCACCGGGGCCGACTTCGAGAACGTCCTTCAGATGATGGAGGATCGCCTCAAGGCCAACCCGATTCCGGTGCAGTACCCCATTGGCGCCGGCGACATGTTCCGCGGCGTGATCGACCTGATCGAAAACAAGGCGATCATATGGGACGACGAGTCGCAGGGGATGGAATGGGAAGTGATGGACATCCCCGAAGATCTGAAAGGCACCGCGCGCCACTGGCGCATCAACATGCTGGAGAGCGTGGCCGAGTATGACGACGAGCTCCTCATGAAGTACCTGGAGGGCGAAGAGATTGCGCCGGAAGAGCTCCGCGCGGTCATCCGTGAGGCCACCCTGGCCCGCGACATTACACCGGTGTTTGCCGGTACGGCGCTCAAGAACAAGGGCGTACAGCGCCTCTTGGATGGCGTCATCAACTACCTGCCGAGCCCGGACGATGTGCCGCCGGTTACGGGGCATCACCCGCGCGACGAGGAGGAGGAAATCGTACGCCGCCCCCAAGAAGACGAACCGTTTAGCGGCGTTGCCTTCAAGATTGCTACCGACCCGTACGTCGGTAAAATCACCTTTGTGCGCGTCTACAGCGGCACGCTTGAAGCCGGCTCGAAGGTGTACAACGCAAGCAGCGACGAGATGGAGCGCGTGGGCCGCTTGATGTTCATGCACTCCAACGACCGCGAAGACATCGACATGGTGCGTGCCGGCGACATCGCCGCCGTGGTGGGGCCCAAGAACCTCAAGACGGGCGACACCGTCTGCGACCCCGATCACCCGGTGGTGCTGGAGTCGATGGACTTCCCCGAGCCGGTCATCCGTATTGCCATTGAGCCGAAAACCAAGGCCGACCGCGATAAGCTGACCGGTGGGCTTGTGAAGCTGGCCGAAGAAGACCCGACGTTTAACGTCTCGACCGACGAAGAAACGGGTCAGACCATCATCGCGGGCATGGGCGAGCTCCACCTGGAGATTATTGTGGACCGCCTCAAGCGCGAGTTCAAGGTGGAGGCCAACATCGGGCGCCCGCAAGTGGCGTACCGCGAAGCGATTACCACCGCCTACGACGAGCACTACGTACTCAAGAAGCAAACCGGCGGTCGCGGACAGTTCGCAGAGATCTACATGGAGGTCAGCCCGAACGATGAGGGCACGGGCCTCGAGTTTGAAGATGAAATCGTGGGTGGCTCGATTCCGAAAGAGTTTATCCCTTCGGTGCGCAAAGGCATCGAGAGCTCGATGGATCAAGGACCGCTCGCCGGGTATCCCATCGAGGGCGTGAAGGTGCGCCTGTACGATGGCGACTACCACGACGTCGACTCCGACCAGAACGCATTTGAGATTGCCGGGCGCATGGGCTTCCGCGAGGCCGCCCGCCGCGCCAAGCCGGTGCTCATGGAGCCAATTATGGCCGTCGAGGTCATCACGCCGGACGAGTACATGGGCGACGTCATTGGCGACCTGAACAGCCGCCGCGGACGCATCGGCCAGATGGGGCAGCGCAACGACGCGCAAGTCATCAACGCGATGGTGCCCCTCTCCGAAATGTTTGGGTACTCCACGGACCTGCGCTCCATCACGCAGGGGCGCGCCATCTACACCATGCAGTTTGAGACCTACGAAGCGGTGCCCGAGTCTCTCGCGAAAGAAATCATCGACGACGAGACCGTGGGTGCTGCTGCGTAG
- the tuf gene encoding elongation factor Tu — protein MAKQAFERKKPHINIGTIGHVDHGKTTLTAAITKVLAEQVGGAAERTFESIDNAPEERERGITIATSHVEYETEARHYAHVDCPGHADYVKNMVTGAAQMDGAILVVASTDGPMPQTREHILLARQVGVPYLVVFMNKTDLVDDEELLELVEMEVRELLEEYEYPGDEVPVIRGSALQALESDAAAEEKIMELMAAVDEYIPTPERDVDQPFLMPIEDIFSITGRGTVVTGRIERGRIHTGDEIDIVGMQEEKLTSTVTGIEMFNKTLDEGEAGDNAGILLRGIKKEEVERGMVLAEPETVTPHKQFECEVYVLSKEEGGRHTPFFKGYRPQFYFRTTDVTGDIKLPEGMEMVMPGDNATFTVELIQPVAMEEGLRFAIREGGHTVGAGVVSKILD, from the coding sequence ATGGCGAAGCAGGCATTTGAGCGGAAGAAGCCGCACATAAACATTGGCACGATCGGGCACGTCGACCACGGGAAGACGACGCTCACGGCGGCGATCACGAAGGTGTTAGCCGAGCAGGTGGGCGGCGCGGCCGAGCGCACGTTTGAGTCGATTGACAACGCGCCGGAGGAGCGCGAGCGCGGGATTACGATTGCGACCTCGCACGTGGAGTACGAGACGGAGGCGCGGCACTACGCGCATGTGGACTGCCCGGGGCACGCCGACTACGTGAAGAACATGGTGACGGGCGCGGCGCAGATGGACGGGGCGATCTTGGTGGTCGCCTCCACCGACGGCCCGATGCCGCAGACGCGCGAGCACATTTTGCTGGCGCGGCAGGTGGGGGTGCCCTACCTGGTGGTGTTTATGAACAAGACCGACCTGGTCGACGACGAGGAGCTGTTGGAGCTTGTGGAGATGGAGGTCCGCGAGCTGCTTGAGGAGTACGAGTACCCGGGCGACGAGGTGCCGGTGATCCGCGGCTCGGCCTTGCAAGCGCTGGAGAGCGACGCGGCGGCCGAAGAGAAGATCATGGAGCTGATGGCGGCGGTCGACGAGTACATTCCGACGCCGGAGCGCGACGTGGACCAGCCGTTCTTGATGCCGATTGAGGACATCTTCTCGATTACAGGCCGCGGGACGGTAGTGACGGGCCGCATTGAGCGCGGGCGCATCCACACGGGCGACGAGATCGACATTGTGGGGATGCAAGAGGAGAAGCTCACCTCGACGGTGACGGGGATTGAGATGTTTAACAAGACGCTCGACGAAGGCGAGGCGGGCGACAACGCCGGCATTTTGCTGCGCGGGATCAAGAAGGAAGAGGTCGAGCGCGGCATGGTGCTGGCGGAGCCAGAGACGGTGACGCCGCACAAGCAGTTTGAGTGCGAGGTGTACGTGCTGTCGAAGGAAGAGGGCGGTCGTCACACGCCGTTTTTCAAGGGGTACCGCCCGCAGTTTTACTTCCGCACGACGGACGTGACGGGAGACATCAAGCTGCCGGAGGGGATGGAGATGGTGATGCCGGGGGACAACGCGACGTTCACGGTGGAGCTGATTCAGCCGGTGGCGATGGAGGAGGGCCTGCGCTTTGCGATTCGCGAGGGCGGGCACACGGTCGGTGCGGGCGTGGTCAGCAAGATCCTCGACTAA
- the rpsJ gene encoding 30S ribosomal protein S10 has translation MATQQKIRIKLKSYDHTLIDKSAEKIIRTVKSTGAVVSGPIPLPTKKKVYTVLRGPHVDKKSREQFERRHHKRLIDILSSNSETVDALMKLELPSGVDVEIKV, from the coding sequence ATGGCAACGCAGCAAAAAATACGTATTAAGCTGAAGTCGTACGATCACACGCTGATCGACAAGAGTGCGGAGAAGATCATCCGCACGGTGAAATCGACGGGCGCTGTGGTTAGCGGACCCATTCCGCTGCCCACGAAAAAGAAGGTGTACACGGTGCTTCGCGGCCCGCACGTAGACAAGAAGAGCCGCGAGCAGTTTGAGCGCCGCCACCACAAGCGCCTCATCGATATTCTCTCGTCGAACAGCGAGACCGTCGATGCCCTCATGAAGCTTGAGCTTCCGAGCGGCGTGGACGTGGAAATTAAGGTGTAA
- the rplC gene encoding 50S ribosomal protein L3, whose product MSSGLIGKKVGMTSVFEDDGRNIACTVIEAGPNIVTQVKHADGADGYDAVQLAFDDKKEKRTTSALKGHFDKAGAAPKKQVVEFRSFEGDVDLGDVLNVDDVFTEGETIDVVGVSKGKGFQGVVKRHGFGGVGMATHGQSDQQRHSGSIGASADPSRVFKGTRMAGRTGGDRTKVKNLRVVRVLPDHNAILVKGSVPGAKNSYVELHKK is encoded by the coding sequence ATGAGTAGCGGACTGATTGGAAAGAAAGTGGGCATGACCAGCGTCTTTGAAGACGATGGACGCAATATTGCGTGCACCGTCATCGAGGCCGGTCCTAACATCGTCACGCAAGTGAAGCATGCCGATGGGGCCGATGGCTACGACGCGGTACAGTTGGCCTTCGACGATAAGAAAGAGAAGCGCACCACGAGCGCGCTGAAAGGGCACTTTGACAAGGCGGGCGCTGCGCCGAAGAAGCAAGTGGTGGAGTTCCGCAGCTTCGAGGGCGACGTAGACCTCGGCGACGTGCTGAACGTGGACGACGTGTTCACCGAAGGCGAAACCATTGACGTGGTGGGCGTCAGCAAAGGAAAAGGCTTTCAGGGCGTAGTAAAGCGCCACGGCTTTGGCGGCGTAGGCATGGCCACCCACGGCCAGTCCGACCAGCAGCGCCACTCCGGTTCGATTGGCGCCTCGGCCGACCCGTCGCGCGTGTTTAAAGGAACGCGCATGGCCGGCCGCACCGGCGGCGACCGCACAAAAGTGAAGAACCTGCGCGTGGTGCGCGTGCTGCCCGACCATAACGCCATCCTCGTAAAGGGATCGGTGCCGGGCGCAAAGAACAGCTACGTTGAGCTTCACAAGAAATAA
- the rplD gene encoding 50S ribosomal protein L4 has translation MEVEILQEDGMSSGRTVALDPTVFGIEPNDHVLWLDVKRIQANKRQGTHKTRERSDVRGSRRKLYRQKGTGNARAGDAKSPIRRTGGRTHGARPRDYTQNLNKKTKRLARRSALSYRAASGNVRVIENFSMDVPSTRQLKDLLALLEVDGQKVLIVTDGVEQEIYRSAQNLQKVNVREAQSLSTVDVLDAEVLLIQEGALDVITDVLSTAQPA, from the coding sequence ATGGAAGTTGAGATTCTTCAGGAAGACGGCATGAGCTCCGGCCGGACGGTCGCGCTCGACCCGACCGTGTTTGGCATTGAGCCGAACGACCACGTTCTGTGGCTCGATGTGAAGCGGATCCAGGCGAACAAGCGCCAGGGTACGCACAAAACGCGTGAGCGCAGCGACGTGCGCGGCAGCCGCCGGAAGCTCTATCGCCAGAAAGGCACCGGAAACGCCCGGGCCGGCGATGCCAAATCGCCGATTCGTCGCACCGGAGGCCGCACCCACGGGGCCCGTCCGCGCGACTACACCCAGAATCTCAACAAGAAGACGAAGCGCCTCGCCCGTCGCTCGGCCCTTTCGTACCGGGCAGCCAGCGGCAACGTGCGGGTCATCGAAAACTTCTCGATGGACGTGCCCAGCACGCGGCAGCTGAAAGACCTCCTGGCGCTGCTTGAGGTGGACGGCCAGAAGGTGCTGATCGTAACGGACGGTGTGGAGCAAGAGATCTACCGCTCCGCGCAAAACCTTCAGAAGGTGAACGTGCGCGAAGCACAGAGCCTCTCGACCGTCGATGTGCTCGATGCCGAAGTGCTCCTGATACAAGAAGGCGCGCTCGATGTGATCACCGACGTGCTCTCTACCGCCCAGCCCGCATAA